From the genome of Desulfovibrio sp.:
TTGCCGAAGCCCACGTCGCCGCACACAAGACGATCCATGGGGCTTGACTTGTCCATATCGTCCAGCACGTCCTGGATGGCCTTGGCCTGATCCGGGGTTTCCTCAAAGCCGAAGGTGGCCTCGAATTCGTGATACAGCTCGCCGGGCGGGTCGTAGCGGAAGCCCTTGGTGACCTTGCGGTAGGCGTACATCTCCACCAGGTCGGCGGCGATTTTTTCAATGGCCTTGCGGGCTTTTTCCTTGCCGACCACCCAGGCGGCGCCGCCCAGGCGGTCAAGGGCTGGCTCCACGCCTTCCGTGCCCTTGAAGCGCTGGATAAGCCCCAGCCTGTCCGCAGGCACGTAGAGCTTGTCCTTGCCGGAATACTCCACCAGCAGAAAATCGTTGGCCGCCGCGTTGAGATCCAGATGGTGCAGGCCCGCAAAACGCCCGATGCCGTAATCGCGGTGTACCAGAAGATCGCCGGGCTTGAGGTCGTCAAAAGTGTCCAGACCCTTGAATACGCGGGAAGAAACCCGGGGCGTTTTTTCGGCCTTGGGGTAGAGGATGTCCTCGCCGAGCACCAGGGTGCCGTCCCAGACAAGGTCTGCGCCCGACCTGAAGGGTGAAACAAGGGCAAAAAGTCCCTTCTGTTCCGGCGCGTAGCGCAGGGCGGGCACAATGCCGTCCTGCTCGGCCAGTTTCAGAAACTTTGCCCGGCTTCTGCCTGACGAAAAACTGAGAACCACCTGGCGGCGGCTGTTGCGCCACTCCTTGAGAGCCGTGGAGAGGTGCTGCCAGGGGCGGTCTTGCGCGCCCGGCAGGGGAAAGAGGTCAGTAAAGGAGTGCAGGGGACGTTCGGCCAGGTCAAGGCCGCGCTCTTCGACGCCCATGACCAGAGGTTCGGCGTAGATACGCTGAAAGCCGTTCCAGGGCGCGGGCTGCGAGCTTTTGCGCAAGGTGAGCGTAGCGGGTTGCGGCAGGGGGGAGTCCGGGGCCTCCAGCCTTTCCTTGAGGCTCAGGCGGCCGTCGCGCAGGGCGTCGGCGCTGTCGGCCTCGCCGGGCAAGAGCCACAGACTGTCCTTGGGCAGCCAGTCTTCAATGAAACTTGTGGTTTCAAGCACGCTGCCGGGCAAAAGTCCCAGGCCGCCGCTGTCCAGCGATTTTTTGAAGGAATAGCACTCGTTTTCGCCAATGCGGCCTTCGGCGAACATGCGGTCGCAACGATCGCGCGCCGTTGCCAGGGCTTTGGCGTCAAGCGCCAGCGGGCTGGCGGGAAGGAGCGTCAGTTCGTCGCAGCCCTGCAGGGAGCGCTGGCTTTCAGCGTCAAAAACGCGCATCTCATCCAGGGTGTCGCCAAAAAACTCCAGGCGCACGGGCTTGGCGTAGCCAGCGGGAAAAATATCGAGGATATCACCCCGGCGCGCCATTTCTCCGGGCCGGGTGACCATGGTCACGCGCTCGTAGCCCCATTCCACGGCCTGATCCAGCAGCAGTTCGGGCGCGTAATCGCTGCCCTTGCGCAGGTCAAGGTTGCGTGAGGCGAAGAAATTCAGGGGCACATGACGCAGCAAAAGACTTTCAACACTGCACACGAGACAACGCGGCTGCCCGAGACCAAGGCCATACAGGGCGGCCAGGCGCGCTGCCCACGAGGCTCTGTCCTGCCGCTGGTTCAAGGCGGGCAGGGCCAGGCACGGGCTGCGCCACAGGGGTTCGGACAGGGGCTTTTCGCCCAGGGAAAGTTCCGGGGTAAAGAGCGTCAGCAGTGCGCGGGCAAGCGTATACTCTTCACGTTCGCGCGCCACCAGAACAACCGTGCGCCCACGGGTCATGGCCTCAACGGCGAGACGACAGCGCGTGGCCATACCGCTGCGCTCGATATATATCTGATTTTCCTGACTTGCCAGTACTGCGTTAAAAATGTCCATTAACCCGTTCCATTGACCTGGCTGTTCTTCTTGCACGGCCATGACGCGCGCGAACGATCTGCACAAAGTTTTAAATGACGTGTTGTTATGAAGCCCTAAAAAAAGGCTGCCGTAAAGTGACAAGGGGGCGGCCCTAAAGCCGCCCCCGGTCAACCGTATCTGTCGTTTTTCTAGTTGGTGCCGCAGCCGCCGCCGCAGCCGGAGCAACCGCCCTCGCTCTGAGGCAGGGGCACGTTGGGCTCCACCATAAAGCCCATAGGGGTGAGGTCGATTTTCACGCCTTCAACCTGGGCCAGCAGGTCCTTGTTGATGCAGAAGGTGAAGCCGCCCTGTTCATCGCTCTGGTCCTCATCTGTGGCGGCGTCGAGGGCCAGCGCAAGGCGCGGGCCGCTGCAACCGCCGGGGGCAAGGTATATGCGGATGTCGCTTTTGTCCTTGCCTTCAAAGTAGGCTGCCAGTTCTTTTTGAGCGCTTTCGGTAAGTTCGAGCATGGTTCCTCCATGATTTTTTCGGGTATTTATATATTCCGAAAAACAGGCTGAGATGCTTCATCGGCTGACGGGGAACCAGGCCCGTTTCGATTGGAGCATTTAACCTTTGAAAAAAGGTAAGTGCTCCAACGCTGCACGAAAGTGCAGCGCGCCACAGCGTGGCGTGGATTCTGCCGAAAATCGCAGTTTTCGGCAGAATGACAACTTTGAAATGCTTCACATTTCAAAGTTGATCTGGCCTAGTGGCTTCCGCAGCTTGAGCAGCTGCTGCAACCATCGCCTTCTGAAGCAAAGGGCACGTCTGGTATGAGCGTGAACCCCATGTAAGTTAAATCAACGGAAACTCCCTTCACTTCATCAAGCAAAGACTTGTTCATGCAGAAGGTGTATCCAGCCTGTTCCTCGGTTGTATCCTGGTCATTCGGCTCGTCCAGAGCCAGAGCGAGGCGCGGGCCGCCTCAACCAGCCGAGAGGTAAATCCGAATCGGATCCTTTTTCTTGTCCGCAAAGAAGGTATCAAGCTCCTTGCGGGCAGTGTCGGTCAATTGAATCATGGTGTCCTCCATATTTCTGGTGCCATAGTAACTAAGGCCATGCTTCTGGCTTGTCAATTGCCGGGGGCCTTTTCTTCAATCACAAAAAGCGGTAGGGTTTTGCCAGGCAGATGCCACGGGAGGAAACATGAACACAACCCTGCTGCTTGAGCAGCACGAAATGGCACGTATGCTGGAACGCCTGGCGTCCCAGATTATGGAGCGCCACGCCAAGTGCGACCATGTCATGCTGGTCGGTATTGAACGCCGCGGCGCTGATCTCGCCCGCCGCCTGTCCGCCCTGCTTGAGGATCGCCTTGGGCATCCCGTGCTGCTGGGCACGCTGGACATAAACCTCT
Proteins encoded in this window:
- the mfd gene encoding transcription-repair coupling factor, with amino-acid sequence MDIFNAVLASQENQIYIERSGMATRCRLAVEAMTRGRTVVLVAREREEYTLARALLTLFTPELSLGEKPLSEPLWRSPCLALPALNQRQDRASWAARLAALYGLGLGQPRCLVCSVESLLLRHVPLNFFASRNLDLRKGSDYAPELLLDQAVEWGYERVTMVTRPGEMARRGDILDIFPAGYAKPVRLEFFGDTLDEMRVFDAESQRSLQGCDELTLLPASPLALDAKALATARDRCDRMFAEGRIGENECYSFKKSLDSGGLGLLPGSVLETTSFIEDWLPKDSLWLLPGEADSADALRDGRLSLKERLEAPDSPLPQPATLTLRKSSQPAPWNGFQRIYAEPLVMGVEERGLDLAERPLHSFTDLFPLPGAQDRPWQHLSTALKEWRNSRRQVVLSFSSGRSRAKFLKLAEQDGIVPALRYAPEQKGLFALVSPFRSGADLVWDGTLVLGEDILYPKAEKTPRVSSRVFKGLDTFDDLKPGDLLVHRDYGIGRFAGLHHLDLNAAANDFLLVEYSGKDKLYVPADRLGLIQRFKGTEGVEPALDRLGGAAWVVGKEKARKAIEKIAADLVEMYAYRKVTKGFRYDPPGELYHEFEATFGFEETPDQAKAIQDVLDDMDKSSPMDRLVCGDVGFGKTEVALRAAFRAASEGRQVAMLCPTTVLAEQHYQTFRARLAGFPVNVGLLSRFVTRPKQKEVLKAAAAGQVDILIGTHRILSTDVKLPNLTLLILDEEQRFGVRHKEKLKALKKNVDVLTLTATPIPRTLQLSMSGIRELSIIETAPQDRKPVASAVLRRDDNVLRKVMEREMEREGQIFWVYNRVQGLERVAEYVRGLVPAARVGMAHGQMSETELEDTMHKFWHGELDVLVCTSIVESGLDFPRANTLVVDQAQMFGLGQLYQLRGRVGRSDRQAYAFFVVPDAERLTAVAEERLRIIMDMDYLGAGFQVAMEDLRLRGAGNILGEVQSGHMCRVGLDLYLEMLEEAVGRLKGMPESIVTETELTLGLPAHIPASYIDDGRERLRCYKALTSASGGAAREETALSIRDRFGPFPEELANFLAVLDFKQFLTELQVQKAEVRRESVRLTWPDGQTAVQPERIVALAASLPGARVHPPAGLALTLEKDVPLAQGLDRLRQALEDIRIPVAAKVSA
- a CDS encoding IscA/HesB family protein; the protein is MLELTESAQKELAAYFEGKDKSDIRIYLAPGGCSGPRLALALDAATDEDQSDEQGGFTFCINKDLLAQVEGVKIDLTPMGFMVEPNVPLPQSEGGCSGCGGGCGTN
- a CDS encoding IscA/HesB family protein; protein product: MIQLTDTARKELDTFFADKKKDPIRIYLSAGUGGPRLALALDEPNDQDTTEEQAGYTFCMNKSLLDEVKGVSVDLTYMGFTLIPDVPFASEGDGCSSCSSCGSH